In Actinoplanes derwentensis, the following proteins share a genomic window:
- a CDS encoding DinB family protein, whose translation MTSQREVGYNGMWAKPEADPRSDVSPVGELATIREYLSNYRLTLGMKCEDLSPEQLAVRSVPPSTMSLLGLIRHMAAVEHNWFYRTLQGNLNAPRLYWSTEERDLDFDGAVADPNVINDAFTTWREQILTADRWLDSATDLGTMVSMANGEQASVRDILIHMVEEYARHCGHADLLRECIDGRTGQ comes from the coding sequence ATGACCAGTCAGCGGGAAGTCGGTTACAACGGCATGTGGGCCAAACCCGAGGCGGACCCCAGGTCCGACGTCAGCCCTGTCGGCGAACTGGCAACCATCCGTGAATACCTGTCTAATTACCGCCTGACGCTGGGCATGAAGTGCGAGGATCTCTCGCCGGAGCAGTTGGCCGTTCGATCGGTTCCGCCGTCGACGATGAGCTTGCTCGGCCTGATCCGCCACATGGCCGCCGTGGAGCACAACTGGTTCTACCGGACCCTGCAGGGCAACCTGAACGCGCCGCGGCTCTACTGGTCCACCGAGGAGCGCGACCTGGACTTCGACGGTGCGGTGGCTGATCCGAACGTCATCAACGACGCGTTCACCACCTGGCGGGAGCAGATCCTCACGGCTGACAGGTGGCTGGATTCGGCGACCGACCTCGGCACGATGGTCAGCATGGCCAACGGCGAGCAGGCCAGCGTCCGCGACATCCTGATCCATATGGTTGAGGAGTACGCGCGGCACTGCGGCCACGCGGACCTACTCCGCGAATGCATCGATGGACGCACGGGCCAGTAA
- a CDS encoding AfsR/SARP family transcriptional regulator, whose translation MRFTVLGPLTMEPGRLPSAPKQRQLLALLILHAGTIVTVDDCVDELWGEQPPVSAHSTLQTYVMNLRKVLRSGNDGDRIRTRERGYALRLEPGELDLDEFRRLAGNGSASFAAGDYREAARLLGAALSLWRGPALVDVHAGPILRTQLEGLREAHLAVHDERVEADLRIGHHRELLGELRVLVRRYPTHENLCAQLAVALYRSGRITEALSALRQLRATLADQFGLEPSRRLQSLEQAVLRADPALDLAVGHGPGYLLVS comes from the coding sequence ATGCGCTTCACCGTGCTGGGACCGTTGACGATGGAGCCGGGCCGGCTGCCCAGTGCTCCGAAGCAACGGCAGCTGCTCGCGCTCCTGATCCTGCACGCCGGCACCATCGTCACCGTCGACGATTGTGTGGACGAGCTGTGGGGTGAGCAACCACCGGTCAGTGCGCACTCGACCTTGCAGACGTACGTGATGAATCTTCGTAAGGTCCTGCGCTCCGGCAACGACGGTGATCGGATTCGCACCCGCGAGCGGGGTTACGCCCTCCGGCTGGAGCCCGGCGAGCTGGACCTGGACGAGTTCCGCCGGCTCGCCGGCAACGGCAGCGCGTCGTTCGCCGCGGGCGACTACCGGGAGGCGGCCCGGCTGCTGGGTGCGGCTCTGAGCCTGTGGCGTGGACCGGCGCTGGTCGACGTGCACGCGGGCCCGATCCTGCGGACCCAGCTCGAAGGGCTGCGTGAGGCTCATCTCGCCGTCCACGACGAACGGGTCGAGGCCGACCTTCGCATCGGACACCACCGGGAGCTGCTGGGTGAACTGCGTGTCCTGGTGCGCCGGTACCCCACCCACGAGAACCTGTGTGCCCAGCTCGCCGTCGCGCTGTACCGCAGCGGCCGGATCACCGAGGCGCTGAGCGCGCTGCGGCAGTTGCGCGCCACGCTCGCCGACCAGTTCGGGCTGGAGCCGTCCCGGCGGCTGCAGAGCCTGGAACAGGCGGTCCTGCGCGCCGACCCGGCTCTCGACCTGGCCGTCGGGCACGGACCGGGCTACCTGCTCGTCAGCTGA